One Euphorbia lathyris chromosome 1, ddEupLath1.1, whole genome shotgun sequence DNA segment encodes these proteins:
- the LOC136213182 gene encoding 36.4 kDa proline-rich protein has product MGSSNKVSAMLIISLVIFSISVPPIYACAPCTQPHPHPPSHGRPPNRPTHPKVPHPPSTKHPPSHGGGGHPKHPPKPPAVLPPIIINPPPVVPPPVIVNPPPVVTPCPPTPGPPSGGGGGGGGGGGGGGNVPGVTPSPPATCPIDALKLGACVDVLGGLVHIGLGNPVENVCCPLIKGLLELEAAVCLCTTIRIKLLNINIFIPLALQALVTCGKTPPPGFICPPLT; this is encoded by the coding sequence ATGGGTTCTTCTAACAAGGTTTCAGCCATGCTCATCATTTCCCTCGTGATTTTCTCCATTTCAGTGCCACCAATTTACGCTTGTGCCCCTTGCACTCAGCCACATCCACATCCTCCATCACACGGCCGTCCTCCAAACCGCCCAACTCACCCAAAAGTTCCGCATCCCCCGTCCACCAAGCATCCACCCTCCCACGGTGGAGGAGGCCACCCAAAACACCCCCCAAAGCCCCCGGCAGTATTACCTCCCATCATCATAAATCCTCCTCCAGTAGTCCCACCTCCAGTAATTGTTAACCCTCCCCCTGTAGTAACACCATGCCCTCCAACCCCCGGCCCACCTTCTGGCGGTGGCGGTGGCGGTGGCGGTGGCGGAGGAGGTGGTGGAAATGTTCCGGGGGTTACTCCTTCTCCTCCGGCGACTTGTCCGATTGATGCACTAAAGTTAGGAGCTTGTGTGGATGTTTTGGGTGGATTAGTTCATATTGGTTTGGGAAATCCAGTTGAGAATGTTTGTTGCCCTTTGATTAAAGGGTTGCTGGAGCTTGAAGCTGCTGTTTGTTTATGCACAACCATAAGGATTAAGCttcttaatataaatatattcatACCTCTTGCTCTTCAGGCTTTAGTCACTTGTGGAAAAACTCCTCCTCCTGGCTTTATTTGTCCTCCTCTTACTTAG